Proteins found in one Actinomycetota bacterium genomic segment:
- a CDS encoding SDR family oxidoreductase produces the protein MIYIAGATSFLGQRILIRLAERGEKARCLARSMEARQKLEKARRNFPDNIEIAGGNLLSSDSLIYGLKDIEKAIYVVRLEYYGYVKNFIEALKRCNVGRALFISSTTVLLPSDIKVKEDKIRSEEYIKNSGLDYTILRPSMIYGADGDNNFSKMLRFIRKKRFFVVFGSGENMIQPVYVEDVANAVTSVLENSKTIKKTYELAGRYPLKYNDMLKTVRAKTNLPFRIIRLPIEVSKFAVSIYKQIMKKSDLDADQIERMKIDKAYPYTEAATDFGYSPVSFEEGIEKEISELEL, from the coding sequence TTGATTTATATTGCCGGAGCTACGAGTTTTCTGGGACAGAGAATTCTTATCAGGCTTGCTGAAAGAGGAGAGAAAGCAAGATGTCTTGCAAGAAGCATGGAAGCCCGCCAAAAGCTTGAAAAAGCCAGGCGGAATTTTCCGGACAATATTGAAATAGCGGGCGGAAATCTTTTAAGCTCTGACTCTCTTATTTATGGTTTGAAAGATATTGAAAAAGCTATTTATGTCGTAAGGCTGGAATATTATGGTTATGTAAAAAATTTTATTGAGGCTCTCAAAAGATGTAATGTCGGAAGAGCCTTATTTATAAGTTCTACAACAGTGCTGCTGCCATCTGATATAAAAGTCAAAGAAGATAAGATCAGATCGGAGGAATATATTAAAAATTCCGGCCTTGATTATACTATTCTGAGACCTTCAATGATTTACGGCGCTGACGGAGATAACAATTTTTCCAAAATGCTGAGATTTATAAGAAAAAAAAGATTTTTTGTTGTATTCGGAAGCGGGGAAAATATGATACAGCCTGTTTATGTTGAAGATGTGGCAAATGCAGTTACAAGTGTTCTTGAAAACAGTAAAACTATCAAAAAGACTTATGAACTGGCTGGCAGGTACCCTTTGAAATATAATGATATGCTTAAGACTGTGAGAGCCAAGACCAATCTTCCTTTCAGGATAATCAGGCTTCCTATTGAGGTTTCCAAATTTGCAGTCAGCATTTATAAACAGATAATGAAGAAATCCGACCTTGACGCTGACCAGATAGAAAGAATGAAAATCGACAAGGCCTATCCGTATACTGAAGCCGCAACTGATTTCGGATACTCCCCTGTTTCGTTTGAAGAAGGCATAGAGAAAGAAATTTCGGAGCTTGAATTATGA
- a CDS encoding ribbon-helix-helix protein, CopG family: MEKERTNVLLSKDIMILLKNLSRKEGKSITSIVREAVQEYLSRKIPKKDFGIIGIGESRYKDVSRDLKKYEKNKNGG, from the coding sequence TTGGAAAAAGAAAGAACAAATGTGCTTCTTAGTAAAGATATCATGATTCTTCTCAAGAACCTGTCCAGAAAAGAAGGTAAATCGATAACATCCATTGTACGGGAAGCAGTGCAGGAATATCTGTCAAGGAAGATTCCAAAAAAGGATTTCGGCATAATCGGCATAGGTGAAAGCCGCTACAAGGATGTTTCCAGGGATTTGAAAAAGTATGAAAAAAATAAAAATGGAGGTTAA